Within the Deltaproteobacteria bacterium genome, the region AGACAGTATAGCCACATCACTAATCGATAGTGAGATAGAGAACATTTGGACCTCGCGCGAAAAACCAATATTACAGGCGTTTGCTATTTCAGAAAAACAACAACGCGAGCTATGCCAGACTTGGGTCAATCATGATGCTTTGCGTGCCACTATACATAAGCAACTTGCCGAGGCGCAGGTAATTGATACGCTCATACAAGAGGGTATCGTAAAGCTTAACAAACAAGACTTCGACGCATTTTTAGAACAATTAGAATCAGCTTGCGGCATTAAACCAACTACTCTTAAATCCGCAATCACTGCCGAACCCGAAGCTGCCAAGCCATTGCTTGAGACTATTGCCAAGTTAATTATAGATGATAAGCTTCTCGATGTTATTTTTGCAACCCAAGCTCGCGCTATGCCATAAGACCATTATCAACTTGTGCTGCTCTGCCACCCAATGCTCCTTACGGATGCTACTAAAAACGTTTAAGAACAGCGACCATGAAATAGAGCTTGTATTTTTTTCATCGAGAGAAACAAATGCAGTGGATCATCCAACAATGCATAAAAGCCATATTTAAGATAAAAAGATTTTGCACTTTGGTTTTTTGCGGTTACCACAACGCCATAAATAGCTATCTTTTGATTCATTTGCCATGCCTGTTGCAAAGCATGCAGCAATAGCGTTTCTCCCAACCTAAAACCTTGAGCATTTCGATCTACGGCTAATCGACCCAAGGTTGCTACAGGTATAGGATAGCGGCCTAATCCTTTACGTATTTGTTCTGGTAAGTTTTCAAACACAACCGAGCCACTGCTAATCGTGTAGTAGCCAGCGACTAATTTAGTATCAGGATGAATCGCTACTATAGTTCTGCCGATATTTTTGGCATCATTCTGCCTAGCGTATTTGCGAAAATATCTATTTAATTCATCAATGCCGCAATCAAAGTTTTCTCTATCATGATGTTTATTAATTTGTTCAAAAACCCATAGTATATTATTTTTTATAGCGGGCATTAAATCTCCGAGCCGCTTTTTTTAAAGCTTTATTGGGTGGCGTTATATCATCAAGAGTCTGTAAAAACTGATCTCGGTCGCGATCTGATAATCTAAGCCGCTCTGTGCGTTCGATGATTTCTTGTGCGCTGCGCAGAGAGCTTGAAAGAATGAAGTCAGTAAGAGTTTGTTCAGCTAAAAGCGCGGCTTTTTCAATCAGTACCTTATTAGTAATATTAAGTCTGATATCTAGGCGCTTACTAATCGTTTCAGATGATTTCATAATTCTTGCTTTCTAATGATTAACTAATTATTAATATTGTACGGTAAATTGCTGT harbors:
- a CDS encoding GNAT family N-acetyltransferase; the protein is MPAIKNNILWVFEQINKHHDRENFDCGIDELNRYFRKYARQNDAKNIGRTIVAIHPDTKLVAGYYTISSGSVVFENLPEQIRKGLGRYPIPVATLGRLAVDRNAQGFRLGETLLLHALQQAWQMNQKIAIYGVVVTAKNQSAKSFYLKYGFYALLDDPLHLFLSMKKIQALFHGRCS
- a CDS encoding DUF1778 domain-containing protein, whose translation is MKSSETISKRLDIRLNITNKVLIEKAALLAEQTLTDFILSSSLRSAQEIIERTERLRLSDRDRDQFLQTLDDITPPNKALKKAARRFNARYKK